Proteins found in one Miscanthus floridulus cultivar M001 chromosome 4, ASM1932011v1, whole genome shotgun sequence genomic segment:
- the LOC136549032 gene encoding probable mixed-linked glucan synthase 9, producing MLSPAAGNCGVADPLLANGDGTGRAGAISKDKKKYWVPVDDEEEVAAEEEHGGKDCRRPLLYRTFKVKGIVLQTYRLLALARLVVVVQFFIWRLRHRDSDSMVLWWVTVVGDFWFAVNWLLNQASKLNPIRRVPNLALLNQHFDPPTPSGGGSSSQLPGVDVFINTVDPVDEPVLCTMNSVLSILATDYPVDRHATYFSDDGGSLVHYEALLETARFAALWTPFCRKHCVEPRAPESYFAAKADAPYAGDAPGEFVGDRRRIRQEYEEFKARVDALFTVIPQRPAEVNHRDDAKRGGAQATYMADGTHWPGTWIEPAENHKKGQHAAIVQVILNHPGDEPQHGTQASSFSHLDFSAVDVLLPILVYIAREKRPGYDHQKKAGAMNVQLRVSALLSNAPFIINFDCDHYINNSGAFRAALCFMLDRRHGDDTAFVQFPQRFDDVDPTDRYCNHNRVFFDATSLGLNGIQGPSYVGTGCMFRRVALYGADPPRWQPDGVSKLVDSARRQFGNSMPFINSVTLAAHQERTLTPPASLDEERLVAELADVATCAYEDGTEWGNGVGWVYNIATEDVVTGFRLHRKGWRSMYCAMEPDAFRGTAPINLTERLHQILRWSGGSLDMFFSRNSPLLAGRRLYPMQRVAYANMTAYPISAAFIFVYDLLPLMWLSGDGEFYIQKPFQTYALYLFVGIAMMEVSGMVEIKWAGLTLLDWCRNEQFYMIGATGVYPAAVLHSLLRLVGLKGLPFKLTSKPVSASGGAAARERFAELYEVQWAPLLVPTVLVIAVNVVAIGAAVGRAAAFWWSFAQVAGAASGLLFNVWVLLLLYPFALGIMGRWSKRPYLLFVLLVPVITVIASAYVAVLAVVAPGSVAAFWLGGWPGIGAVSPARWWV from the exons ATGCTCTCGCCGGCAGCTGGAAATTGCGGTGTCGCCGACCCGCTGCTGGCCAACGGCGACGGCACGGGGCGGGCCGGCGCCATCAGCAAGGACAAGAAGAAGTACTGGGTGCCcgtcgacgacgaggaggaggtggcggcggaggaggaaCACGGCGGCAAGGACTGCCGCCGGCCGCTGCTGTACCGGACGTTCAAGGTTAAAGGGATCGTCCTGCAAACTTACAG GTTGCTGGCCTTGGCCAGATTGGTTGTCGTCGTCCAGTTTTTCATCTGGCGTTTGAGGCACCGGGACTCGGACAGCATGGTCCTCTGGTGGGTCACGGTGGTCGGCGACTTCTGGTTCGCCGTCAACTGGCTGCTGAACCAGGCCTCCAAGCTCAACCCCATCCGGCGCGTCCCCAACCTCGCGCTCCTCAACCAACACTTCGATCCTCCCACTCCCAGCGGCGGTGGCAGCTCCAGCCAGCTCCCGGGCGTCGACGTGTTCATCAACACCGTGGACCCCGTGGACGAGCCCGTGCTGTGCACCATGAACTCCGTCCTGTCCATCCTCGCCACGGACTACCCAGTGGACAGGCACGCGACGTACTTCTCCGACGACGGCGGGTCGCTCGTCCACTACGAGGCGCTGCTCGAGACCGCGAGGTTCGCCGCGCTCTGGACGCCGTTCTGCCGGAAGCACTGCGTCGAGCCGAGGGCACCCGAGAGCTACTTCGCGGCGAAGGCGGACGCGCCCTACGCTGGGGACGCGCCGGGCGAGTTCGTCGGCGACCGTCGGCGCATtcgccaggagtacgaggagTTCAAGGCTCGGGTGGATGCGCTGTTCACCGTCATTCCCCAGAGGCCGGCGGAGGTAAACCACCGTGACGACGCGAAACGAGGTGGTGCCCAAGCGACGTACATGGCCGATGGGACGCATTGGCCTGGCACTTGGATTGAGCCGGCTGAAAACCACAAGAAAGGACAGCACGCCGCCATTGTTCAG GTTATTTTGAACCATCCCGGCGACGAGCCTCAGCATGGCACGCAGGCGAGCTCCTTTAGCCACCTCGACTTTAGCGCCGTCGACGTGCTCCTCCCGATTCTAGTGTACATCGCGCGGGAAAAGCGACCGGGGTACGACCACCAGAAGAAGGCCGGCGCCATGAACGTGCAGCTGCGCGTCTCGGCGCTGCTCTCCAACGCGCCCTTCATCATCAACTTCGACTGCGACCACTACATCAACAACTCGGGTGCGTTCCGCGCCGCCTTGTGCTTCATGCTCGACCGCCGCCACGGCGACGACACCGCCTTCGTGCAGTTCCCGCAGCGCTTCGACGACGTCGACCCCACGGACCGGTACTGCAACCACAACCGCGTCTTCTTCGACGCCACCTCCCTCGGCCTCAACGGCATCCAGGGGCCTTCCTACGTCGGCACCGGCTGCATGTTCCGGCGCGTCGCGCTCTACGGCGCCGACCCACCCCGGTGGCAGCCCGACGGCGTCTCCAAGCTCGTGGACAGCGCCCGCAGGCAGTTCGGCAACTCCATGCCGTTCATCAACTCTGTGACACTGGCCGCGCACCAGGAACGGACCCTCACGCCGCCGGCGTCGCTCGACGAGGAGCGGCTCGTGGCGGAGCTGGCCGACGTAGCGACCTGCGCGTACGAGGACGGGACGGAGTGGGGCAATGGCGTCGGGTGGGTGTACAACATCGCGACGGAGGACGTGGTGACCGGCTTCCGGCTGCACCGGAAGGGGTGGCGGTCCATGTACTGCGCCATGGAGCCTGACGCGTTCCGCGGCACGGCGCCGATCAACCTCACGGAGCGCCTCCACCAGATCCTGCGCTGGTCGGGGGGCTCCCTGGACATGTTCTTCTCCCGCAACAGCCCGCTCCTAGCCGGCCGGCGGCTCTACCCGATGCAGCGCGTCGCCTACGCCAACATGACGGCCTACCCGATCTCGGCGGCCTTCATCTTTGTCTACGACCTCCTCCCGCTGATGTGGCTCTCCGGCGACGGCGAGTTCTACATACAAAAACCGTTCCAGACCTACGCGCTCTACCTGTTCGTCGGCATCGCCATGATGGAGGTGAGCGGCATGGTGGAGATCAAGTGGGCGGGGCTCACGCTGCTGGACTGGTGCCGCAACGAGCAGTTCTACATGATCGGCGCGACGGGCGTGTACCCGGCGGCGGTGCTGCACAGCCTGCTCAGGCTCGTCGGCCTCAAGGGCTTGCCGTTCAAGCTGACGTCAAAGCCGGTGTCCGCGAGCGGCGGCGCCGCCGCGAGGGAGAGGTTTGCGGAGCTGTACGAGGTGCAGTGGGCGCCGCTGCTGGTGCCGACCGTGCTGGTGATCGCCGTGAACGTCGTGGCCATTGGCGCGGCGGTTGGGAGGGCGGCCGCCTTCTGGTGGTCGTTCGCGCAGGTCGCCGGCGCGGCGAGCGGGCTGCTGTTCAACGTGTGGGTCCTGCTGCTGCTCTACCCGTTCGCGCTCGGGATCATGGGGCGGTGGAGCAAGAGGCCCTACCTGCTCTTCGTCCTGCTTGTGCCCGTGATCACTGTCATCGCGTCCGCGTACGTCGCGGTCCTGGCGGTAGTTGCTCCAGGTTCCGTGGCGGCGTTCTGGCTGGGAGGATGGCCAGGCATCGGCGCAGTATCTCCGGCAAGATGGTGGGTTTAG